In Phenylobacterium zucineum HLK1, one DNA window encodes the following:
- a CDS encoding DHA2 family efflux MFS transporter permease subunit has translation MNATTPTPPDVPHGDVTVARPPRKPDGAVDYLRLYIGFGAMVLGQFMALLDVQIVAASLPHIQTGIDASADQISWIQTTYLVAEVIGIPLSGYLSRLYGTQKLYLLACAAFIAMSVLAGLSTSLEVMLFARALQGFAGGLLIPTVYAIAFTAFPEKDRGTANILMGMMLSLSPTLGPTLGGYVTEWLSWRWVFLINVFPGALVLVCVARYGSFDSGDSRLAKGFDWSGLVLMAAFLVSIQYVVEEGPKDGWFEDDLILWLTVLAGLTGAAFLWRQLSCVQPILELRAFRDRNFAIGVVLTAVSGAGLFGSTFLLPLFLARVQDFSPVQIGLTMVVSGATMFLAGPLLRAFVLTRVDPRFAIVAGFGLSAMGLWLGRNVTEDWGFNEFALLQFWRSLGVIMAIVGVQGVTLATLSPRLVKSGSSLVNLSRMIGGSIGLAMLSSTLAYQTALHASDLAAAIPVGSARAETALAVLTGRLEAAGSHAPAEGALALLGAALGREATILAFGDAFALLALVTAAAACLGLLVTAKSRNTGL, from the coding sequence ATGAACGCCACCACCCCGACCCCGCCCGACGTTCCGCATGGGGACGTGACGGTCGCCCGGCCGCCGCGAAAGCCAGACGGCGCGGTCGACTACCTTCGGCTCTACATCGGCTTCGGGGCCATGGTTCTTGGCCAGTTCATGGCGCTGCTGGACGTGCAGATCGTCGCCGCGTCGCTGCCCCACATCCAGACTGGCATTGACGCCTCCGCCGACCAGATCAGCTGGATTCAGACGACCTACCTCGTGGCCGAGGTGATCGGCATTCCGCTGTCGGGTTACCTTTCCCGACTGTACGGCACCCAGAAGCTGTATCTTCTCGCCTGCGCCGCCTTCATCGCCATGAGCGTCCTCGCCGGCTTGTCCACCAGCCTCGAGGTGATGCTCTTCGCACGCGCGCTTCAGGGTTTCGCTGGCGGCCTCCTGATCCCGACCGTCTATGCCATCGCCTTCACGGCGTTCCCGGAGAAGGATCGAGGAACGGCCAACATCCTGATGGGCATGATGCTCAGCCTGTCGCCGACGCTGGGTCCGACGCTGGGCGGCTACGTGACCGAGTGGCTGTCCTGGCGGTGGGTCTTCCTGATCAACGTCTTCCCCGGGGCGCTCGTGCTGGTCTGCGTGGCCCGATACGGTTCGTTCGACAGCGGCGACAGCCGCCTCGCGAAGGGATTCGACTGGTCCGGCCTCGTGCTGATGGCCGCCTTCCTCGTGAGCATCCAGTACGTGGTGGAGGAAGGCCCCAAGGACGGCTGGTTCGAGGACGACCTGATCCTGTGGCTCACGGTCCTCGCCGGCCTCACGGGGGCGGCCTTCCTCTGGCGGCAGCTCAGTTGCGTCCAGCCGATCCTGGAACTGAGGGCCTTCCGCGATCGCAACTTCGCCATCGGCGTCGTCCTCACGGCCGTCTCGGGCGCGGGATTGTTCGGCTCGACGTTCCTGCTGCCGCTCTTCCTGGCGCGCGTTCAGGACTTCTCCCCCGTCCAGATCGGGCTGACGATGGTCGTGTCGGGCGCCACCATGTTCCTGGCGGGTCCCTTGCTGCGCGCGTTCGTCCTCACGCGAGTGGATCCCCGTTTCGCGATCGTCGCCGGCTTCGGCCTGTCCGCCATGGGCCTCTGGCTCGGACGGAATGTGACGGAGGATTGGGGATTCAACGAATTCGCGCTGCTGCAGTTCTGGCGCAGCCTGGGCGTGATCATGGCCATCGTGGGCGTCCAGGGCGTGACGCTCGCCACCCTTTCCCCACGGCTCGTGAAGAGCGGGTCCAGCCTGGTCAACCTCTCCCGGATGATCGGCGGCTCCATCGGCCTGGCGATGCTTTCCTCGACCCTGGCGTACCAGACGGCGCTGCACGCGAGCGACCTCGCGGCGGCCATTCCGGTAGGGTCCGCTCGCGCGGAAACGGCCCTCGCCGTCCTGACCGGGCGCCTTGAAGCGGCCGGCAGCCACGCGCCGGCCGAGGGAGCGCTTGCGCTCCTCGGCGCCGCGCTCGGCCGCGAAGCGACGATCCTGGCCTTCGGTGACGCCTTCGCTCTGCTCGCGCTGGTGACCGCCGCGGCGGCCTGCCTGGGCCTGCTGGTCACCGCCAAGTCGAGGAACACCGGCCTGTAG
- a CDS encoding acetyl-CoA carboxylase biotin carboxyl carrier protein subunit, with the protein MPTVRDVRSPTAGTVWTLEAAPGDQLEADDPIAILEAMKMEIPVHAPAGGRLVELLVAAGEAVSEDQVIARMELG; encoded by the coding sequence ATGCCTACCGTCCGGGACGTACGTTCCCCCACCGCCGGAACCGTGTGGACCCTCGAGGCCGCGCCAGGGGATCAGCTCGAGGCGGACGATCCCATCGCCATTCTCGAAGCCATGAAAATGGAGATTCCCGTCCACGCCCCGGCGGGCGGACGGTTGGTTGAACTGCTGGTCGCGGCCGGCGAGGCGGTGAGCGAGGACCAGGTCATCGCGCGCATGGAACTCGGCTGA
- a CDS encoding acyl-CoA carboxylase subunit beta → MDWSPEVEALRRRRAAAARMGGEAAVEKHHNAGRLTVRERIALLLDADSFEELGGLTGSVISEPDGEGEAFTAANIVLGLGRVDGRRVVVVGDDFTIRGGSSEASSQPKQRHAEQLPHEFRLPLIRLVDGSGGGGSVRELERLQRTYVPLGRYRLPTVYLMAKNLAEVPVVGLCLGSVAGLGAMRVAASHYSMMIRDTSHLFVAGPPLVGATGEKRTKEELGGASVHGTSGAVDDVVDSEAEAFSRTRRFLSYLPSSIWELPERVEPTDDPERREESLLSIVPRERRRPYLMRKIIEAVVDRGSFFEISRAYGKSIVTGLARLDGWPVAVMAGDPYTLAGAWTAQAAQKITRFIDMANTFHLPVVHLVDCPGFEIGLRGETANTLRHGARAFFAINQFTGPWCSVIVRNAFGLGGAAHQPINAPTQRFAWPSGRWGSLPTEGGIEAAYRAEIEAAEDPEAARAEIYRRLESLQSPMRTAEAYDIEDVVDPRETRPLLCRFANMAAPLRKPGPVSLTMRP, encoded by the coding sequence ATGGATTGGTCCCCTGAAGTCGAGGCCCTGCGTCGTCGCCGCGCCGCCGCGGCCCGGATGGGCGGCGAGGCCGCCGTCGAGAAGCACCACAACGCCGGCCGCCTTACGGTGCGCGAGCGGATCGCCCTGCTGCTGGACGCAGACAGCTTCGAGGAGCTCGGAGGCCTGACGGGATCGGTGATCAGCGAACCGGACGGCGAAGGGGAAGCTTTCACCGCGGCCAACATCGTCCTCGGGCTCGGGCGCGTCGACGGCCGTCGGGTCGTCGTGGTCGGAGACGATTTCACGATCCGCGGCGGATCCAGCGAGGCGAGCAGCCAGCCCAAGCAGCGGCACGCCGAACAGTTGCCGCACGAGTTCCGGCTGCCGCTGATCCGCCTGGTCGACGGATCCGGCGGCGGCGGCTCCGTCCGGGAGCTGGAGCGCCTGCAACGCACCTATGTGCCCCTGGGCCGCTACCGCCTGCCCACCGTCTACCTGATGGCCAAGAATCTGGCGGAGGTGCCGGTGGTCGGCCTCTGCCTCGGCTCCGTTGCGGGCCTGGGCGCCATGCGCGTGGCGGCGAGCCACTACTCGATGATGATCCGGGACACGAGCCACCTCTTCGTGGCCGGTCCGCCGCTCGTCGGCGCCACGGGCGAGAAGCGCACGAAGGAGGAGCTGGGCGGAGCCAGCGTGCACGGAACCAGCGGCGCGGTCGACGACGTGGTGGATAGCGAAGCGGAGGCCTTTTCCCGCACCCGCCGGTTCCTCTCCTACCTGCCGAGCTCGATCTGGGAGCTTCCCGAGCGCGTCGAGCCGACCGACGACCCGGAGCGGCGCGAGGAGAGCCTCCTGTCGATCGTCCCGCGGGAGCGGCGGCGGCCCTATCTGATGCGCAAGATCATCGAGGCGGTGGTGGACCGCGGGTCGTTCTTCGAGATCTCGCGCGCATACGGCAAGTCCATCGTCACCGGTCTGGCCCGCCTGGACGGCTGGCCTGTGGCCGTGATGGCCGGCGATCCGTACACCCTGGCCGGCGCCTGGACCGCTCAGGCGGCGCAGAAGATCACCCGCTTCATCGACATGGCCAACACCTTCCACCTGCCGGTCGTGCACTTGGTCGATTGCCCCGGCTTCGAGATCGGCCTGCGCGGCGAAACGGCCAACACCTTGCGGCACGGGGCGCGGGCCTTCTTCGCCATCAACCAGTTCACAGGCCCCTGGTGCAGCGTGATCGTCCGCAACGCCTTCGGGCTCGGCGGAGCCGCGCACCAGCCCATCAACGCGCCCACGCAGCGGTTCGCCTGGCCCTCCGGCCGGTGGGGCTCGCTTCCCACCGAAGGCGGCATCGAGGCCGCCTATCGGGCGGAGATCGAGGCCGCCGAGGATCCGGAGGCCGCCCGCGCCGAGATCTACCGCCGGCTGGAGTCCCTCCAGTCCCCGATGAGGACGGCCGAGGCCTACGACATCGAGGATGTCGTCGACCCGCGGGAGACGCGCCCGCTCCTTTGCCGCTTCGCCAACATGGCCGCGCCTCTGCGCAAGCCGGGCCCGGTCAGCCTGACGATGCGGCCCTGA
- a CDS encoding acyclic terpene utilization AtuA family protein: protein MAKVVRIGGAGGFLGDSSVAAPQLLRGGPLDYMILDYLAEATMSALGQLKAARPDQGFARDFTEWVWKDNLQELKASGVKIITNAGGLNPRACRERMQELAAAAGLSFKIAIVEGDDLMDRLGELSSRGPAEMHTEMYTEMYTEMYTGAPFPDPASVFSANAYLGGKPIAEALAAGADMVITGRVVDSALTLGALMHEFGWGEDDYDLLAAGSLAGHVIECGAQATGGLFTDWEEVEDWAHIGYPVIECTADGTFVVTKPAGTGGLVSPAAVAEQILYEVGDPQGYALPDAVCDFAHVKVEAVGEQRVKVSGARGYPPSGQYKVCLTWGDGYRFIGAMPVVGRDAARKAQRQAEAVIERVGEMLRDRNHPPLRARRIEVLGAEATYGANARPEARGVREVVARVGVEHESAEALGLMMREFASPTTSMSVGSTGWFGGAPTISPVARVFSFLLPREEVRAKVSLGDATFEVDVRAPNPPFSAEAVERPVAPPDPAPAGDLVRRPLADVAWGRSGDKGDAFNVAIIARRPELLPWIRRALSPSAVKAYFAHEFEGAPSPQVIRYEVPGLHALNFHCIQALGGGQFSSLRLDALAKGKAQQLLDMEIDLPAALVR from the coding sequence ATGGCGAAGGTGGTGAGGATCGGCGGGGCCGGCGGCTTCCTGGGGGATTCGTCGGTCGCCGCGCCCCAGCTGCTGCGGGGCGGCCCGCTGGACTACATGATCCTCGACTATCTGGCCGAGGCCACCATGTCGGCCTTGGGCCAGCTGAAGGCGGCAAGGCCCGACCAGGGGTTCGCCCGCGACTTCACCGAGTGGGTCTGGAAGGACAATCTCCAGGAACTCAAGGCCTCGGGGGTGAAGATCATCACCAACGCGGGAGGCCTGAACCCCCGCGCCTGCCGCGAGCGCATGCAGGAGCTGGCGGCGGCGGCCGGCCTCTCCTTCAAGATCGCCATCGTCGAGGGTGACGACCTGATGGATCGGCTCGGCGAGCTGAGCTCTCGCGGCCCGGCCGAGATGCACACCGAGATGTACACCGAGATGTACACCGAGATGTACACGGGGGCGCCGTTCCCCGACCCGGCCTCGGTTTTCAGCGCCAACGCCTACCTCGGGGGCAAGCCGATCGCCGAAGCGCTAGCCGCCGGGGCCGACATGGTCATCACGGGCCGTGTGGTGGACAGCGCGCTCACCCTGGGCGCCCTGATGCACGAGTTCGGCTGGGGCGAGGACGACTACGACCTGCTGGCGGCGGGCTCCCTGGCCGGCCACGTGATCGAATGCGGCGCCCAGGCGACCGGGGGCCTGTTCACCGACTGGGAAGAGGTCGAGGACTGGGCGCACATCGGCTATCCGGTGATCGAATGCACGGCGGACGGGACCTTCGTCGTCACGAAGCCGGCCGGCACCGGCGGCCTGGTCTCGCCCGCCGCCGTGGCCGAGCAGATCCTCTACGAGGTGGGGGACCCGCAGGGCTATGCCCTGCCCGACGCCGTGTGCGACTTCGCCCACGTGAAGGTGGAGGCTGTGGGCGAGCAGCGGGTGAAGGTCTCCGGCGCGCGCGGATATCCGCCCAGCGGGCAGTACAAGGTCTGCCTGACCTGGGGCGACGGCTATCGCTTCATCGGCGCCATGCCGGTGGTCGGCCGGGACGCCGCCCGCAAGGCGCAGCGCCAGGCCGAGGCCGTCATCGAGCGCGTCGGCGAGATGCTCCGGGACCGCAACCACCCGCCGCTGCGGGCCCGCCGGATCGAGGTGCTGGGCGCGGAAGCGACCTACGGCGCCAACGCCCGCCCCGAGGCCCGCGGCGTGCGCGAGGTCGTGGCCCGCGTCGGGGTCGAACACGAAAGCGCCGAGGCCCTGGGGCTGATGATGCGGGAGTTCGCCTCGCCCACCACCTCGATGAGCGTCGGCTCGACCGGCTGGTTCGGCGGCGCGCCGACCATCAGCCCGGTGGCGCGGGTCTTCTCCTTCCTGCTGCCGCGGGAGGAGGTCCGGGCCAAGGTCTCGCTGGGCGATGCGACGTTCGAGGTGGACGTCCGCGCGCCCAACCCGCCGTTCTCGGCGGAGGCCGTCGAGCGGCCGGTGGCGCCGCCCGACCCGGCGCCGGCCGGCGACCTGGTCAGACGGCCGCTCGCCGACGTGGCCTGGGGCCGATCGGGCGACAAGGGCGACGCCTTCAACGTGGCGATCATCGCCCGCAGGCCCGAGCTGCTGCCCTGGATCCGGCGCGCGCTGAGCCCGTCCGCCGTGAAGGCCTATTTCGCCCACGAGTTCGAAGGCGCGCCGAGCCCGCAGGTCATCCGCTACGAAGTCCCGGGACTCCACGCCCTGAACTTCCACTGCATCCAGGCGCTGGGCGGAGGGCAGTTCTCCAGTCTGCGGCTCGACGCCCTGGCCAAGGGCAAGGCGCAGCAGCTGCTCGACATGGAGATCGACCTGCCAGCGGCGCTCGTCCGCTGA
- a CDS encoding enoyl-CoA hydratase/isomerase family protein gives MPELTQVRLQRDGARATLTFLRPAELNALSPTLIAEAQRCVSSVAQSDAGVLVLAAEGRSFSAGVDLKAVSSPDYTPEVARLFSEQARDLIRQLETMPQVTIARVTGHCFTGGLEVALGCDFIVAAQDAVFADTHAKLGFRAGWGLSQRLPRRIGLMRAKEMSFTARRVSAAQAVELGLILDAVPAEALDRRIDDLVSAVTENSAGSIAAYKVLYDKAQNEGLEAGLTFEATVKLPIADREARLGATTRRLGSGSGPAN, from the coding sequence ATGCCGGAGTTGACCCAAGTCAGACTTCAGCGAGACGGCGCCCGTGCGACCCTGACCTTCCTCCGGCCGGCCGAGCTCAATGCGCTCTCGCCGACGTTGATCGCGGAGGCGCAGCGCTGCGTCAGCTCCGTCGCCCAGTCGGACGCCGGCGTGCTCGTCCTGGCGGCCGAGGGGCGATCGTTCTCGGCCGGTGTGGACCTCAAGGCCGTCTCGTCGCCGGATTACACGCCGGAGGTCGCCCGCCTCTTCTCGGAACAGGCGCGGGACCTGATCCGGCAATTGGAGACCATGCCGCAGGTGACGATCGCGCGGGTGACGGGACACTGCTTCACCGGCGGGCTGGAAGTGGCGCTGGGGTGCGATTTCATCGTCGCCGCGCAGGACGCGGTCTTCGCCGACACCCACGCGAAGCTGGGCTTCCGGGCCGGATGGGGCCTCAGCCAGCGCCTTCCGCGCCGCATCGGCCTGATGCGCGCGAAGGAGATGTCCTTCACCGCCCGGCGCGTGTCTGCGGCCCAGGCGGTGGAACTGGGGCTCATCCTGGACGCCGTGCCGGCCGAGGCGCTCGATCGCCGGATCGACGACCTGGTGAGCGCCGTGACGGAGAACAGCGCCGGCTCCATCGCCGCCTACAAGGTGCTCTACGACAAGGCCCAGAACGAGGGGCTGGAGGCCGGGCTGACCTTCGAGGCTACGGTCAAGCTGCCGATCGCCGATCGGGAGGCGAGGCTTGGCGCCACGACTCGCAGGCTGGGCTCGGGCTCCGGCCCGGCAAACTGA
- a CDS encoding NAD(P)H-dependent flavin oxidoreductase, translating to MALDSSIRSRLTLPVICAPMFLVTGPALVREACKAGVVGGLPRQNAADLERFDQWLAQIRADLDAYRAAEPQRRIGPIAVNLSVRLPVDELKACLAVCRRHGVEIIISASGDPTELVKHVHDWGGRVFHDITSLRFAEKAIAAGADGLTCIGAGGGGHSGTISHLALIPQVRAIFDGVIVMAGAVSTGAAIRAAEILGADLAYMGTRFIATRESDAPDAYKQMLVSERSQDLIYTGAIAGVPANWLVESIRRNGLDPENLPIPEGRGMRHDHLPEGVRPWKTLWSAGQGIDLIEDIPTVSELVLRLRREYVAACETPDMAEAARLADEALSAPRA from the coding sequence GTGGCGCTCGATTCATCGATCCGTTCACGCCTCACGCTGCCGGTCATCTGCGCGCCGATGTTCCTGGTGACCGGCCCCGCGCTGGTGCGCGAAGCCTGCAAGGCGGGTGTGGTCGGGGGGCTGCCGCGGCAGAACGCAGCGGACCTGGAGCGGTTCGACCAGTGGCTGGCGCAGATCCGAGCCGACCTGGATGCGTATCGCGCCGCTGAACCTCAGCGCAGGATTGGCCCCATCGCGGTCAACCTCTCGGTTCGACTGCCGGTGGACGAGCTGAAGGCCTGCCTCGCGGTGTGTCGTCGCCACGGGGTCGAGATCATCATCAGCGCCAGCGGCGACCCGACCGAACTGGTCAAGCACGTGCACGATTGGGGCGGCCGAGTTTTCCACGACATCACGAGCCTGCGGTTCGCCGAGAAGGCCATCGCGGCCGGCGCCGACGGACTGACCTGCATCGGAGCGGGCGGCGGCGGCCATTCCGGCACGATCAGCCATCTGGCCCTGATCCCCCAGGTGCGGGCGATCTTCGACGGCGTGATCGTGATGGCGGGCGCGGTCTCGACAGGGGCCGCCATCCGCGCCGCCGAAATCCTGGGCGCGGACCTCGCCTACATGGGCACCCGCTTCATCGCCACGCGCGAATCCGACGCGCCGGACGCCTACAAGCAGATGCTGGTCAGCGAGCGTTCCCAGGACCTGATCTACACGGGCGCGATCGCCGGGGTGCCGGCCAACTGGCTGGTGGAATCCATCCGGCGGAACGGGCTCGATCCCGAAAACCTGCCGATCCCGGAGGGGCGCGGCATGAGGCACGACCATCTTCCTGAAGGGGTCAGGCCGTGGAAGACCCTGTGGAGCGCAGGGCAGGGCATCGACCTCATCGAGGACATCCCGACCGTCTCCGAACTGGTGCTGCGGCTGCGGCGCGAATACGTCGCGGCCTGCGAGACCCCCGACATGGCGGAGGCCGCCCGCCTGGCCGACGAGGCGCTGAGCGCCCCGCGCGCCTGA
- a CDS encoding FadR/GntR family transcriptional regulator, with amino-acid sequence MLASRIRKRIINGELKAGDKLPPEANLITEFEVSRPTIREAIRILESEGLISVSRGARGGARVNAASTELVTRAAGLALQARNATLKDIYEARALIEPPAARLAAERRSKQASAALRAHIAVEWAAGEDDVLRAKAVAEFHRILLEECGNVALGMVGTALQAVVEQHMELAYRRDRSRQRQNTLKLIQVGLRSHEKLADLIEQGDGPGAEAHWVDHMAKAGSFWVGAVGKATVLDVLE; translated from the coding sequence GTGCTCGCCAGCCGGATACGGAAGCGGATCATCAACGGGGAACTCAAGGCCGGGGACAAGCTCCCCCCCGAGGCGAACCTCATCACCGAGTTCGAGGTCTCCCGACCCACCATCCGGGAGGCGATCCGCATCCTTGAGTCGGAGGGGTTGATCAGCGTCTCCCGCGGCGCCCGCGGCGGCGCCCGGGTCAACGCCGCCTCCACCGAGCTGGTCACCCGCGCCGCCGGTCTCGCCCTGCAAGCGCGGAACGCGACCTTGAAGGACATCTACGAGGCGCGCGCGCTCATCGAACCGCCCGCCGCGCGCCTGGCAGCCGAGCGGAGAAGCAAGCAGGCGTCCGCAGCCCTCCGCGCCCACATCGCCGTCGAGTGGGCCGCCGGGGAGGACGACGTGCTCCGGGCGAAGGCCGTCGCCGAGTTCCACCGCATCCTCCTGGAGGAATGCGGCAACGTCGCCTTGGGCATGGTCGGCACCGCCCTGCAAGCCGTAGTTGAGCAACACATGGAACTGGCCTACCGGCGTGACCGCAGCCGGCAGAGGCAGAACACCTTGAAGCTCATCCAAGTGGGTCTGCGTTCACATGAGAAGCTGGCGGACCTGATCGAGCAGGGCGATGGCCCCGGCGCCGAGGCCCACTGGGTCGACCACATGGCCAAGGCGGGCTCGTTCTGGGTCGGCGCCGTCGGAAAGGCCACAGTCCTAGACGTTCTCGAGTAG
- a CDS encoding acyl-CoA dehydrogenase family protein has translation MDFDDTPEEAAYRAKVRSWLRENAPAGTRESRLRRNAGEDLVAEAKAWQAKKADAGYAGILRPKAWGGGGGGLMEEVIFGEEEDALGLYYGIFTIGVGMCVPTLLAYSDAETKERLVRPTIRGEKIWCQLFSEPGGGSDLAGVRTRAERDGDDWVVSGQKIWTSNAHIADYGILLVRTDPAVPKHKGMTMFWIDMRNSPGLEMRRIHQISGMSEFNEVFFTDVRVPDAQRIGEVNDGWRVSLVTLMNERLTTGSSRGPDWQELVGLGRRTPAGDAPAIAHGAVRERIADWYVKSEGLRLTRLRSITAISRGEQPGPEASIAKLVAASQAQDIAMEAVETLDQFGIIADPEIAPLGAAFQQALMMSPSRRIAGGTDEILRNIIAERVLGLPGDIRVDRDLPFRDIPTGRRD, from the coding sequence ATGGACTTCGACGACACGCCAGAGGAGGCGGCCTATCGCGCGAAGGTCCGGAGCTGGCTGAGGGAGAACGCCCCGGCCGGCACGCGGGAGAGCCGGCTGCGCCGCAACGCCGGCGAGGACCTGGTGGCCGAGGCCAAGGCCTGGCAGGCGAAGAAGGCCGATGCCGGCTACGCCGGCATCCTGCGGCCGAAGGCCTGGGGCGGCGGCGGCGGCGGCCTGATGGAAGAGGTCATCTTCGGCGAGGAGGAGGACGCTCTTGGCCTCTACTACGGCATCTTCACGATCGGCGTCGGCATGTGCGTGCCGACCCTCCTCGCGTACTCGGACGCCGAGACGAAAGAGCGCCTGGTGCGGCCGACCATTCGCGGCGAGAAGATCTGGTGCCAGCTCTTCTCGGAACCCGGCGGCGGGTCCGACCTCGCGGGGGTCAGGACCCGGGCCGAGCGCGACGGCGACGACTGGGTCGTGAGCGGCCAAAAGATCTGGACGTCCAATGCGCATATCGCCGACTACGGCATTCTCCTCGTGAGGACGGACCCGGCGGTTCCGAAGCACAAGGGCATGACGATGTTCTGGATCGACATGCGCAATTCGCCCGGGCTCGAGATGCGGCGGATCCATCAGATTTCCGGCATGTCGGAGTTCAACGAGGTGTTCTTCACCGACGTGCGGGTCCCCGACGCCCAGCGCATCGGAGAGGTGAACGACGGCTGGCGCGTTTCGCTGGTCACGCTGATGAACGAGCGGCTCACGACCGGTTCGAGCCGCGGTCCGGACTGGCAGGAGCTGGTCGGCCTCGGGCGGCGGACGCCGGCCGGGGATGCTCCGGCGATCGCGCACGGCGCGGTGCGGGAGCGGATCGCCGACTGGTACGTCAAGTCGGAGGGTCTGCGGCTGACCCGCCTGCGTTCGATCACCGCCATCTCGCGCGGGGAGCAGCCGGGGCCGGAGGCCTCGATCGCCAAGCTCGTGGCGGCGTCGCAGGCGCAGGACATCGCGATGGAGGCTGTCGAAACGCTGGATCAGTTCGGCATCATCGCCGACCCGGAGATCGCCCCGCTGGGCGCCGCCTTCCAGCAGGCGCTGATGATGTCGCCGTCCCGGCGGATCGCCGGCGGGACGGACGAGATTCTGCGCAACATCATCGCCGAACGCGTGCTGGGGCTGCCCGGCGACATCCGCGTCGACAGGGATCTGCCGTTCCGGGACATCCCCACGGGACGCCGGGACTGA
- a CDS encoding MFS transporter encodes MTAGTAAQGKSGETKASPEAWWMLAVLFGLYTFSFIDRYVITIMVPEIKQSLGLSDFEMGIILGPAFAIVYSICGLPLGWVADRFPRRWVVFIGVAVFGLATAASGLAGSFVGLFLARMFIGIGEASLSPAAYSLMADKFPRNLFGTASAVYNTAAKVGTASALTLGGLAMGLAAGMELQVPGLGAMEPWRMVFLMVGVPVMLLSLLVFTFSEPPRTAIPKLADGEKAHNILSFLNAEKRVLAPMLLGFSLMAVCSFALASWAPTYIARRFEWGPAQYGPILGAVSLAAALTLVFKGAIVDWLYTRGGKDAYVRFYTWLLMGTAPIAVVTFFIPDPLLFMACYGVIQVVALPTIVFLSAAVQLIVPGHLRGQMTAVFLFCLTVVGGSTGPVLVASLTDFVFRDDAMVGYSMAIVLCSAIPLALALLRYSLRPLREAVLKVEARQEAEIVWSSDAAPATSGRH; translated from the coding sequence ATGACGGCAGGTACGGCGGCGCAGGGGAAGAGCGGCGAGACAAAGGCGTCCCCAGAGGCCTGGTGGATGCTGGCGGTTCTGTTCGGCCTCTACACGTTCTCGTTCATCGACCGGTACGTGATCACGATCATGGTGCCGGAGATCAAGCAGAGCCTCGGCCTTAGCGACTTCGAGATGGGGATCATCCTCGGCCCGGCGTTCGCTATCGTCTATTCGATCTGCGGCCTGCCCCTCGGCTGGGTCGCCGACCGGTTTCCGCGCCGATGGGTCGTCTTCATCGGTGTCGCGGTCTTCGGTCTCGCCACCGCGGCCTCGGGCCTGGCGGGCTCCTTCGTGGGCCTGTTCCTCGCCCGCATGTTCATCGGCATCGGCGAGGCTTCCCTCTCGCCCGCCGCCTACTCGCTCATGGCGGACAAGTTCCCGAGAAACCTCTTCGGCACCGCCAGCGCGGTCTACAACACCGCCGCCAAGGTCGGCACCGCCAGCGCGCTGACGCTCGGCGGTCTTGCCATGGGGCTGGCGGCCGGAATGGAGCTGCAGGTCCCAGGCCTGGGGGCGATGGAGCCCTGGCGCATGGTGTTCCTGATGGTCGGCGTGCCGGTGATGCTGCTGAGTCTGCTGGTGTTCACCTTCAGCGAACCGCCGAGGACCGCTATCCCAAAGCTCGCCGACGGCGAGAAGGCGCACAACATCCTGAGCTTCCTCAATGCGGAGAAAAGGGTGCTGGCGCCGATGCTCCTCGGCTTCTCGCTCATGGCGGTCTGTTCGTTCGCCCTGGCCTCATGGGCGCCAACCTACATCGCGCGACGGTTCGAATGGGGGCCCGCCCAGTACGGACCAATCCTCGGAGCCGTCAGCCTCGCCGCCGCGCTTACGCTCGTCTTCAAGGGGGCCATCGTCGACTGGCTCTATACGCGGGGCGGCAAGGACGCCTACGTGCGCTTCTACACCTGGCTTCTGATGGGCACGGCGCCCATCGCGGTCGTGACCTTCTTCATTCCCGATCCGCTGCTGTTCATGGCCTGCTACGGCGTCATCCAAGTGGTGGCGCTGCCGACCATCGTCTTTCTTTCCGCCGCAGTTCAGCTGATCGTGCCGGGTCATCTGCGCGGTCAGATGACGGCCGTGTTCCTCTTCTGCCTGACGGTGGTGGGCGGATCCACTGGGCCCGTCCTCGTGGCGAGCCTGACCGACTTCGTGTTCCGCGACGACGCCATGGTGGGCTACTCCATGGCGATCGTTCTTTGCTCGGCCATTCCGCTCGCTCTGGCGCTGCTGCGCTATTCGCTCCGCCCCCTGCGGGAGGCGGTGCTCAAGGTGGAGGCGCGCCAGGAGGCGGAGATCGTCTGGAGCAGCGATGCGGCGCCCGCAACGTCCGGGAGGCATTGA